The Longimicrobium sp. genome has a segment encoding these proteins:
- a CDS encoding sugar kinase, translating into MSRVVTFGELMLRLSPPGQERLFQSPRLRTYFGGSEANVAVSLAHFGVRSDYVTRLPVNPVGDAALAALRAEGVGTGEVLRGGERLGIYFVEPGADLRALRVVYDRAGSAFARLDPAELDWGLVLAGADRFHVSGITPALGEGPAAAARAAVEAARELDVKVSVDLNYRPALWKDRDPVPVTRALVEGCDLLIGNPGAVAAMLGIEAGASRPESPETLRCTARRVASELGCGAVALTAREVVSASEHGWSAALYEPERGELHRSARYQVRVVDRVGGGDSFAAALLYALLDGRAPARSLDFATAASALKLTIPGDFNRVTADEVDRATLPPPPREADAPA; encoded by the coding sequence GTGAGCCGCGTCGTCACCTTCGGCGAGCTGATGCTGCGGCTCTCCCCGCCGGGGCAGGAGCGGCTCTTCCAGTCGCCCCGGCTGCGCACGTACTTCGGCGGGAGCGAGGCGAACGTCGCCGTCAGCCTGGCGCACTTCGGCGTGCGGAGCGACTACGTGACGCGCCTCCCGGTGAACCCCGTGGGCGACGCCGCGCTGGCCGCGCTGCGCGCCGAGGGCGTGGGCACGGGCGAGGTGCTGCGCGGCGGCGAGCGGCTGGGGATCTACTTCGTCGAGCCCGGCGCCGACCTGCGCGCGCTCCGCGTGGTCTACGACCGCGCCGGCTCCGCGTTCGCGCGGCTCGACCCGGCGGAGCTGGACTGGGGGCTCGTCCTGGCCGGCGCGGACCGGTTCCACGTCTCCGGCATCACCCCCGCGCTCGGCGAGGGCCCCGCGGCGGCCGCGCGGGCCGCCGTCGAAGCGGCGCGGGAACTCGACGTGAAGGTGAGCGTCGACCTGAACTACCGCCCCGCGCTGTGGAAGGACCGCGACCCGGTCCCCGTCACCCGCGCGCTCGTCGAAGGCTGCGACCTGCTGATCGGCAACCCCGGCGCCGTCGCGGCGATGCTGGGGATCGAGGCCGGCGCCTCGCGTCCCGAGTCTCCCGAGACCCTGCGCTGCACCGCCCGGCGCGTCGCGTCCGAGCTGGGATGCGGCGCCGTCGCGCTGACCGCGCGCGAGGTGGTGTCCGCGAGCGAGCACGGGTGGAGCGCGGCGCTGTACGAGCCCGAGCGCGGCGAGCTGCACCGCAGCGCCCGCTACCAGGTGCGCGTGGTGGACCGCGTGGGCGGCGGCGACAGCTTCGCGGCCGCGCTCCTCTACGCGCTGCTCGACGGCCGCGCGCCGGCCCGGTCGCTCGATTTCGCCACGGCGGCCAGCGCGCTCAAGCTCACCATCCCCGGCGACTTCAACCGCGTCACCGCCGACGAGGTGGACCGCGCCACCCTTCCCCCGCCACCCCGTGAGGCCGATGCCCCCGCCTGA
- a CDS encoding MFS transporter: MPPPDSHASTETPRARTESPRPGVESPAADPTLASSAGASAIAQAEALAAAEGKRFGYRWTICALLFAATTINYVDRQVLGILAPTLQRELGWGEAQYGDIVSWFSLAYAFGFLGMGRLLDRVGVRRGFSFAIVAWSLAAMGHALARTAAGFSYARAALGLGESGNFPGAIKATAEWFPRKERALATGIFNAGSNVGAIVAPLLVPWVTLQWGWQMAFIVTGALGFVWLAFWLLLYRRPEEHPRLSRGELAYIRSDPVESTESVPWLSLLGHRQTWAFFLGKFLTDPIWWFYLYWLPKFLDANWGVKLAGVAAPLIVIYLVADVGSVGGGWLSSSLIKRGWTVNAGRKTAMLIAALLIVPTMFAPHAKSLWLAVGIVSVAAAAHQWWSANLFTTASDMFPRRAVASVVGIGGFAGAMGGVLFQRVTGRVLEATGNNYSIIFTVCGLAYVTALLVIHLLAPRLAPADLDGRARA; encoded by the coding sequence ATGCCCCCGCCTGACTCGCACGCGAGCACCGAAACGCCCCGGGCGCGCACGGAATCGCCCCGGCCGGGCGTCGAGTCGCCCGCCGCGGACCCGACCCTGGCCTCCAGCGCCGGCGCCTCGGCGATCGCCCAGGCCGAGGCCCTGGCCGCCGCCGAGGGGAAGCGCTTCGGCTACCGGTGGACGATCTGCGCGCTGCTCTTCGCGGCCACGACGATCAACTACGTCGACCGCCAGGTGCTGGGGATCCTGGCCCCCACCCTCCAGCGCGAGCTGGGGTGGGGCGAGGCGCAGTACGGCGACATCGTCTCCTGGTTCAGCCTGGCGTACGCCTTCGGCTTCCTGGGGATGGGGCGGCTGCTGGACCGCGTGGGCGTGCGCCGCGGCTTCTCCTTCGCCATCGTGGCGTGGAGCCTGGCGGCCATGGGGCACGCGCTCGCCCGCACCGCCGCCGGCTTCTCGTACGCGCGCGCCGCGCTGGGGCTCGGCGAGAGCGGCAACTTCCCCGGCGCCATCAAGGCCACCGCCGAGTGGTTCCCGCGCAAGGAGCGCGCGCTGGCCACGGGGATCTTCAACGCCGGCAGCAACGTGGGCGCCATCGTGGCCCCGCTCCTGGTGCCGTGGGTCACCCTGCAGTGGGGGTGGCAGATGGCGTTCATCGTCACCGGCGCGCTCGGCTTCGTGTGGCTCGCCTTCTGGCTCCTGCTCTACCGGCGCCCCGAGGAGCACCCGCGCCTCTCCCGCGGCGAGCTGGCGTACATCCGCAGCGACCCGGTCGAGAGCACCGAGTCGGTGCCGTGGCTCAGCCTGCTGGGGCACCGCCAGACCTGGGCGTTCTTCCTGGGGAAGTTCCTCACCGACCCGATCTGGTGGTTCTACCTGTACTGGCTCCCGAAATTCCTGGACGCCAACTGGGGGGTGAAGCTGGCCGGCGTGGCCGCGCCGCTCATCGTCATCTACCTGGTGGCCGACGTGGGGTCCGTGGGCGGCGGGTGGCTCTCCAGCTCGCTCATCAAGCGCGGCTGGACGGTGAACGCGGGGCGCAAGACCGCCATGCTCATCGCCGCGCTGCTGATCGTCCCCACCATGTTCGCGCCGCACGCGAAGAGCCTGTGGCTGGCGGTGGGGATCGTGAGCGTCGCCGCGGCCGCGCACCAGTGGTGGTCGGCCAACCTGTTCACGACCGCGAGCGACATGTTCCCGCGCCGCGCCGTGGCCTCGGTGGTGGGGATCGGCGGCTTCGCGGGGGCGATGGGCGGCGTGCTCTTCCAGCGGGTGACCGGCCGCGTGCTGGAGGCCACGGGGAACAACTACTCGATCATCTTCACCGTCTGCGGGCTGGCGTACGTCACGGCGCTCCTGGTGATCCACCTGCTGGCGCCCCGGCTGGCCCCGGCCGACCTCGACGGACGCGCCCGCGCCTGA
- a CDS encoding TonB-dependent receptor, which yields MSWTRILTLVGALLLPVSAALAQGGTGTVSGTVVDAQTARPLADVAVTVVGTQRSTVTSAEGRYTLTQVPAGAHTVRASRPGYAPADQAVTVAAGQTATASFRLQTSAVQLQEVVAVGYGQQRRRDITGAVSSVNTQALENAPVQSLDQLLQGTAAGVNVTTASSAPGGGISIRVRGTASITGNSEPLYVIDGFPIENDPESASPGNGGTPTGSVPSNPLAALNPQDIESIEVLKDASATAIYGARGANGVVLITTKKGRAGRPQFTFDAYTGVQDVARRYDLLGARELAIAMNEAAADQNQAPPFSQAVIDTLGAGTDWQDAIFRNAPVRSLQATVSGGSVGTAYTRYAVSGGYFDQEGVVTGSSFERYSLRANVEQGFSARLKFGANLTGSRVNTKFVPTDGESNRRAGAVGTALQAYPFLPVQLPSGVYPYQGRDLAALGISLSGASELPNPVSMATQVKDDLGDTRVLGNAYGEYELLRGLRARVSLGGDYSGRFRDTYYPRTTRRGEEAQGEAIRGRTEILSWLNENTLTYEGGFGEAHRFTLLGGYTRQTAETARNGVSGSRFVTDATGYNDISAAQQLGTPSSDRQRWALQSWLGRLNYTLLDRYLLTVTGRYDGSSRFGKGSKWGFFPSVALGWRVSDEPFLRGSDLFDELKLRASYGVAGNPAIRPYQSLARLIATQYSFGGNPVTGYFPVGVANDDLTWESTTQLDVGVDAAFLGRFTLTADYYHKKTDDLLLTVDLPSESGFARALVNAGSVENRGVELAIRADVLQGDRETGALRWNTGLTFARNRNEVVDLAGDTEIRASTISDDFKLGGTVVRVGEPIGVFVGYRTAGIVRDSAHAASLAGVTNRVNNRAYQPGDVIFDDVDGNDTIDVRDRTVIGSPHPDFTLGWTNTVAFRGFELSTLVQGAFGNEILNLNLWRLTGGDLATNVLRERYEDRWTPTNPDAKYPRFGVNTVGAGTTDYNDLILEDGSYLRLKTVSLSYGLPASWLRGRGLSSARVYVTGSNLLTWTDYRGFDPEVSSFGVGNLNRGIDIGAYPSSRSVIVGVNLGY from the coding sequence ATGAGTTGGACGCGCATCCTCACCCTCGTCGGCGCGCTGCTGCTGCCGGTGTCCGCGGCCCTGGCGCAGGGCGGGACCGGCACGGTGAGCGGCACCGTGGTCGACGCGCAGACCGCGCGGCCGCTGGCCGACGTGGCGGTGACCGTGGTCGGCACCCAGCGGAGCACCGTCACCAGCGCCGAAGGGCGCTACACCCTCACCCAGGTGCCCGCGGGCGCCCACACCGTGCGCGCCAGCCGCCCCGGCTACGCGCCGGCCGACCAGGCGGTCACGGTGGCCGCCGGGCAGACCGCCACGGCAAGCTTCCGCCTCCAGACCTCGGCCGTGCAGCTGCAGGAGGTGGTGGCGGTGGGCTACGGCCAGCAGCGGCGGCGCGACATCACCGGCGCGGTGAGCTCGGTGAACACGCAGGCGCTCGAGAACGCGCCGGTGCAGTCGCTCGACCAGCTCCTGCAGGGCACGGCCGCCGGCGTCAACGTGACCACGGCCTCCAGCGCCCCGGGCGGCGGGATCTCGATCCGCGTGCGCGGCACGGCGTCGATCACGGGGAACAGCGAGCCGCTGTACGTGATCGACGGCTTCCCGATCGAGAACGACCCCGAGAGCGCCTCGCCGGGCAACGGCGGCACGCCCACCGGCTCGGTGCCGTCGAACCCGCTGGCCGCGCTCAACCCGCAGGACATCGAGTCGATCGAGGTGCTCAAGGACGCCTCGGCCACGGCCATCTACGGCGCGCGCGGCGCCAACGGCGTGGTGCTGATCACGACGAAGAAGGGCCGCGCCGGCCGCCCGCAGTTCACCTTCGACGCGTACACGGGGGTGCAGGACGTCGCCCGCCGCTACGACCTGCTGGGCGCGCGCGAGCTGGCCATCGCCATGAACGAGGCCGCGGCCGACCAGAACCAGGCGCCGCCGTTCTCGCAGGCCGTGATCGACACGCTGGGCGCGGGGACCGACTGGCAGGACGCCATCTTCCGCAACGCGCCGGTCCGGAGCCTCCAGGCCACCGTCTCGGGCGGCTCGGTGGGCACGGCCTACACCCGCTACGCCGTCTCGGGCGGCTACTTCGACCAGGAGGGCGTGGTCACGGGATCTTCGTTCGAGCGCTACTCGCTGCGGGCCAACGTGGAGCAGGGCTTCAGCGCGCGGCTCAAGTTCGGCGCCAACCTCACCGGGAGCCGGGTGAACACGAAGTTCGTCCCCACCGACGGCGAGAGCAACCGGCGCGCGGGCGCGGTGGGCACCGCGCTGCAGGCGTATCCCTTCCTCCCGGTGCAGCTCCCGAGCGGGGTCTACCCGTACCAGGGGCGCGACCTGGCGGCGCTGGGGATCTCGCTGTCGGGCGCCTCGGAGCTGCCCAACCCGGTCTCCATGGCCACGCAGGTGAAGGACGACCTGGGCGACACCCGCGTGCTGGGCAACGCCTACGGCGAGTACGAGCTGCTGCGCGGCCTGCGCGCGCGCGTCTCCCTGGGCGGCGACTACTCGGGGCGCTTCCGCGACACCTACTACCCGCGCACCACCCGCCGCGGCGAGGAGGCGCAGGGCGAGGCGATCCGCGGGCGCACCGAGATCCTCTCCTGGCTGAACGAGAACACGCTCACCTACGAGGGCGGCTTCGGCGAGGCGCACCGCTTCACGCTGCTGGGCGGCTACACCCGGCAGACCGCGGAGACCGCGAGGAACGGCGTCTCGGGGAGCCGCTTCGTGACCGACGCCACCGGCTACAACGACATCTCGGCCGCGCAGCAGCTGGGCACCCCCAGCTCCGACCGCCAGCGCTGGGCGCTGCAGTCGTGGCTGGGCCGCCTGAACTACACCCTGCTCGACCGCTACCTGCTGACGGTGACGGGGCGCTACGACGGCTCCTCGCGCTTCGGCAAGGGGAGCAAGTGGGGCTTCTTCCCCTCGGTCGCGCTCGGCTGGCGCGTCTCCGACGAGCCGTTCCTGCGGGGCAGCGACCTCTTCGACGAGCTCAAGCTGCGCGCCTCGTACGGCGTGGCGGGGAACCCGGCGATCCGCCCGTACCAGTCGCTCGCCCGGCTCATCGCCACGCAGTACTCCTTCGGCGGCAACCCGGTGACCGGCTACTTCCCCGTGGGCGTGGCCAACGACGACCTCACCTGGGAGTCCACCACGCAGCTGGACGTCGGCGTCGACGCGGCGTTCCTGGGCCGCTTCACCCTGACCGCCGACTACTACCACAAGAAGACCGACGACCTGCTGCTGACCGTCGACCTCCCCTCGGAGTCGGGCTTCGCCCGCGCGCTGGTGAACGCCGGCTCGGTGGAGAACCGGGGGGTGGAGCTGGCGATCCGGGCCGACGTGCTGCAGGGCGACCGCGAGACGGGCGCGCTGCGCTGGAACACGGGGCTCACCTTCGCGCGCAACCGCAACGAGGTGGTGGACCTGGCCGGCGACACCGAGATCCGCGCCTCGACCATCTCCGACGACTTCAAGCTGGGCGGCACGGTGGTGCGCGTGGGCGAGCCGATCGGCGTGTTCGTGGGCTACCGCACCGCGGGCATCGTGCGCGACTCGGCGCACGCGGCGTCGCTCGCCGGCGTCACCAACCGCGTCAACAACCGGGCGTACCAGCCGGGCGACGTGATCTTCGACGACGTGGACGGCAACGACACCATCGACGTGCGCGACCGCACCGTGATCGGCAGTCCGCACCCCGACTTCACGCTCGGGTGGACCAACACGGTGGCGTTCCGCGGCTTCGAGCTCTCCACGCTGGTGCAGGGGGCGTTCGGCAACGAGATCCTGAACCTGAACCTGTGGCGGCTCACCGGCGGCGACCTGGCGACCAACGTGCTGCGCGAGCGCTACGAGGACCGCTGGACGCCCACCAACCCGGACGCGAAGTACCCGCGCTTCGGCGTGAACACCGTGGGGGCGGGGACGACGGACTACAACGACCTGATCCTCGAGGACGGCAGCTACCTGCGCCTGAAGACCGTCTCGCTCTCGTACGGCCTGCCGGCGTCGTGGCTGCGCGGCCGGGGCCTGAGCTCGGCGCGGGTCTACGTGACGGGGAGCAACCTGCTCACCTGGACCGACTACCGGGGCTTCGACCCCGAAGTGAGCAGCTTCGGCGTGGGCAACCTGAACCGCGGCATCGACATCGGCGCCTACCCGTCGTCGCGCTCGGTGATCGTGGGCGTGAACCTGGGCTACTGA